The following proteins come from a genomic window of Synechococcus sp. NB0720_010:
- a CDS encoding DUF1517 domain-containing protein, with protein sequence MVPALVLTLLLAMPQASQAASGGRIGGGSFRSAPMPRSYGGGGYRGGGYQRGYGGGFGFPFVVPFFFGGGGLFGFLILMAVVGLLVNAVRGGGGGGSLPAGMQGGAIDRAPSDGPVSIAQLQVGLLASARELQQDLRQLAGSADTSTSSGLQRVLQDSTLALLRQPDLWVYANAEVGQVPFQAAESTFNRLSMTERSKLRSEVTSNVSGTVSANSGGPAGDADAVSDYIAVTLLVASRSRLTLKPGNGSEDLRETLRILGSVPSSQLLALEVIWQPEGAGDVLSADELITAYPQLKHL encoded by the coding sequence ATGGTTCCAGCCCTGGTGCTCACACTCCTGCTGGCGATGCCTCAGGCCAGCCAGGCAGCCAGTGGCGGTCGCATCGGCGGCGGCAGCTTCCGTTCCGCCCCCATGCCACGTAGTTATGGCGGAGGCGGTTATCGCGGCGGCGGCTACCAGCGCGGCTATGGCGGCGGCTTCGGCTTCCCCTTCGTAGTGCCCTTCTTCTTTGGTGGCGGCGGCCTGTTTGGCTTCCTGATCCTGATGGCCGTAGTCGGTCTTCTGGTGAACGCAGTGCGGGGCGGCGGTGGCGGCGGCTCCCTGCCGGCGGGCATGCAGGGCGGTGCTATCGATCGCGCGCCAAGCGATGGCCCTGTTTCGATCGCCCAACTGCAGGTCGGTCTGTTGGCTTCGGCGCGGGAGCTGCAGCAGGACCTGAGACAGCTCGCCGGCAGTGCTGACACCAGCACCAGCAGCGGCCTGCAGCGGGTCCTGCAGGACAGCACCTTGGCCTTGCTGCGCCAGCCGGATCTCTGGGTCTATGCCAACGCTGAGGTCGGGCAGGTTCCCTTCCAGGCTGCGGAATCCACCTTCAATCGCCTCTCGATGACCGAGCGCAGCAAGCTGCGCAGCGAGGTCACCAGCAACGTCTCGGGAACGGTGAGCGCCAATAGCGGTGGACCGGCCGGTGATGCCGATGCCGTCAGCGACTACATCGCCGTCACACTGCTTGTGGCCAGCCGCAGCCGCCTGACCCTCAAGCCGGGGAATGGCTCCGAGGACTTGCGCGAGACCCTGCGCATCCTGGGTTCGGTTCCGTCCAGTCAACTGCTGGCTTTGGAAGTGATCTGGCAGCCGGAAGGGGCGGGTGATGTGCTGAGTGCTGATGAGCTGATTACGGCCTATCCGCAGCTGAAGCACCTCTGA
- the larB gene encoding nickel pincer cofactor biosynthesis protein LarB, whose amino-acid sequence MSEQARLDLQRRQRLGMAEAIWGEHKTAEQIAAILQRQQDSGELALATRVDPAKAQDVAALLAHDPQLQFHSDARCLSLGAPAAARPALGEVLILSGGTSDLPVAAEAQLALQWHGISCALVLDVGVAGLHRLLDQLERLRQARVLIACAGMEGALPTVLAGLLPQPVIGVPVSVGYGVSAGGQAALHGMLASCAPGLSVVNIDNGYGAAMAALRILLSSGAAAEH is encoded by the coding sequence ATGAGCGAGCAGGCCCGCCTGGATCTGCAACGCCGCCAACGCCTGGGCATGGCCGAGGCGATCTGGGGAGAGCACAAAACAGCCGAACAGATTGCCGCGATCCTGCAGCGGCAACAGGACAGCGGCGAGCTGGCCCTGGCCACCCGGGTCGATCCCGCCAAAGCCCAGGACGTGGCCGCGCTGCTCGCCCATGACCCGCAGCTGCAGTTCCACAGCGATGCCCGCTGCCTCAGCCTTGGCGCTCCGGCGGCGGCCCGGCCGGCGCTCGGCGAGGTCCTGATCCTCAGCGGCGGCACCAGCGATCTACCGGTCGCCGCCGAGGCGCAGCTCGCCCTGCAATGGCATGGCATCAGCTGCGCACTGGTGCTGGATGTGGGCGTGGCGGGCCTGCACCGGCTGCTGGATCAACTGGAGCGGCTGCGCCAGGCCCGGGTGTTGATCGCCTGCGCCGGCATGGAAGGCGCCCTACCCACAGTCTTGGCGGGCCTACTGCCCCAACCGGTGATCGGAGTGCCGGTCAGCGTTGGCTACGGCGTCAGTGCCGGCGGCCAGGCTGCCCTGCACGGAATGCTGGCCAGCTGCGCTCCGGGCCTGAGCGTGGTGAACATCGACAACGGCTATGGCGCGGCCATGGCCGCCCTGCGGATCCTGCTCAGCAGTGGGGCCGCAGCGGAGCACTGA
- a CDS encoding TIGR03792 family protein, giving the protein MRLLARVAALVLCLAMLLAGHPDVAIATNAKPGGQLEVVVVEHLRIKVPADGRAAWLQAEQGSWEPWLKQQDGYLGRDLLWDSEREEGTLLIRWASRQQWKAIPETEVEAVQERFEQLAREATGQGQGNPFPLVFEGELIPAA; this is encoded by the coding sequence ATGAGGCTGCTCGCTAGGGTCGCCGCACTTGTGCTCTGCCTGGCGATGCTGCTGGCCGGCCATCCCGACGTGGCGATCGCCACCAACGCGAAGCCGGGCGGTCAGCTGGAGGTTGTCGTCGTGGAGCACCTGCGCATCAAAGTGCCGGCCGACGGCCGCGCCGCCTGGCTGCAGGCCGAGCAGGGCAGCTGGGAGCCCTGGCTCAAGCAGCAGGACGGGTACCTCGGCCGTGACCTGCTCTGGGACAGCGAGCGGGAAGAGGGCACCCTGCTGATCCGTTGGGCCAGCCGGCAGCAGTGGAAGGCCATCCCCGAGACGGAGGTGGAGGCGGTGCAAGAGCGCTTTGAGCAACTCGCTCGCGAAGCCACGGGCCAAGGCCAGGGCAATCCCTTTCCCTTGGTCTTTGAAGGGGAACTGATCCCCGCGGCATGA
- the ispF gene encoding 2-C-methyl-D-erythritol 2,4-cyclodiphosphate synthase: MQLRIGNGYDIHRLVPGRPLILGGQQLEHPDGLGLDGHSDADVLVHAIMDALLGALSLGDIGKYFPPDDPKWKGADSLVLLEQVVALVTERGWRVVNVDSVVIAERPKLKPHIDAMRSAIAARMGLEPDQVGVKATTNEKLGAEGREEGISCQAVALLQQP; the protein is encoded by the coding sequence ATGCAGCTGCGGATCGGCAACGGCTACGACATCCACCGCCTGGTGCCTGGTCGGCCGCTGATCCTGGGCGGGCAGCAGCTAGAGCATCCAGACGGGTTGGGGCTCGATGGCCACAGCGATGCCGACGTGTTGGTGCACGCGATCATGGATGCCCTGTTGGGGGCCCTCTCCCTGGGGGACATCGGCAAGTACTTCCCCCCCGACGATCCCAAGTGGAAAGGAGCCGACAGCCTGGTGCTGCTGGAGCAGGTGGTGGCCCTGGTGACCGAGCGGGGTTGGCGCGTGGTCAACGTGGATTCGGTCGTGATCGCCGAGCGCCCCAAGCTCAAGCCCCACATCGACGCCATGCGCAGCGCCATCGCGGCGCGCATGGGGCTTGAGCCGGATCAGGTGGGCGTCAAAGCCACCACCAATGAAAAGCTCGGTGCCGAGGGCCGCGAGGAGGGGATCTCCTGCCAGGCCGTGGCGCTGCTGCAACAGCCATGA
- a CDS encoding PIN domain-containing protein gives MRILIGDDPVQTPLAEQAFLDAIAAGGAFIPDVVLAEVGWVLRGYGLERSQRHALLHRLVRTRGVAVVDVDGVIDALGRFLKGGDFADHLLLARASSHGALPVLSFDQRFACHDGVEMLG, from the coding sequence GTGCGAATCTTGATCGGGGATGACCCCGTTCAGACCCCTCTGGCCGAACAAGCGTTTCTCGATGCCATTGCAGCGGGCGGCGCCTTCATTCCCGATGTCGTGCTTGCCGAGGTGGGCTGGGTCCTGCGTGGCTATGGCCTCGAGCGAAGCCAGCGCCATGCCCTGCTGCATCGCCTGGTCCGCACCCGTGGCGTTGCCGTCGTCGATGTCGACGGAGTCATCGATGCCCTCGGCCGATTTCTGAAGGGAGGTGACTTTGCCGATCACCTGCTGCTGGCCCGAGCGAGCAGCCATGGCGCCCTACCGGTGCTCAGCTTCGATCAACGCTTCGCCTGCCATGACGGGGTGGAGATGCTGGGCTGA
- a CDS encoding AbrB/MazE/SpoVT family DNA-binding domain-containing protein: protein MTSVTLSSKGQLTIPRQLRESLGLTPGTRLMVSVDPNGRLILVPSLYEPEDLFRDRPTVQRSMTLEDMDRAIAAAAGRADA, encoded by the coding sequence ATGACCAGCGTGACTCTCAGCTCAAAGGGCCAGCTGACCATTCCGCGGCAGCTGCGGGAATCCTTGGGCTTAACCCCTGGAACACGCCTGATGGTGAGTGTTGATCCAAACGGACGACTGATCCTGGTGCCCTCGCTCTACGAACCAGAGGACCTCTTTCGCGATCGACCAACGGTCCAGCGATCCATGACCCTCGAGGACATGGATCGCGCCATCGCCGCTGCTGCCGGCCGTGCGGACGCTTGA
- a CDS encoding NfeD family protein, with protein sequence MTALLWFLLALVLLALEWLGVEFDGLLAAALAALLVSLLSAWLPLNLGLQLLLFAGGSVALLLVLQRWSARKRERAIRQSEASQYAEVISGFGAGSDQGRVLWHGQSWAAENLEPRQALQPGSQVLVMGRSGTNLQVLPEQQQSTK encoded by the coding sequence GTGACCGCGCTGCTCTGGTTTCTGCTGGCCCTGGTCCTCCTGGCCCTGGAGTGGCTCGGGGTGGAGTTCGATGGCCTGCTCGCCGCGGCCCTGGCGGCCCTGCTGGTCTCCCTACTCAGCGCCTGGCTGCCCCTGAACCTGGGACTGCAGCTGCTGCTCTTTGCGGGGGGCTCGGTGGCACTCCTGCTCGTGCTGCAGCGCTGGTCAGCGCGCAAGCGGGAACGGGCCATTCGCCAGAGCGAAGCCTCCCAATACGCGGAGGTCATCAGCGGCTTCGGGGCCGGCAGTGACCAGGGGAGGGTTCTCTGGCACGGCCAGAGCTGGGCAGCCGAGAACCTTGAACCCCGTCAAGCGCTCCAGCCCGGCAGCCAGGTCCTGGTGATGGGGCGCTCCGGCACCAACCTGCAGGTGCTGCCGGAGCAGCAGCAATCAACCAAGTAA
- a CDS encoding SPFH domain-containing protein, producing MEALFGLPALVVMAFLGLNSIKVTSGGQSRLVERLGKYDRQLQPGLSLVLPVVERVVSHESLKERVLDIPPQQCITRDNVAIEVDAVVYWQLLEHERAYYSVDNLQAAMVNLVLTQIRAEMGKLDLDQTFTTRQEVNEALLRELDSATDPWGVKVTRVELRDIQPSRGVQQAMEQQMTAEREKRAAILRSEGEKESQLNAARGRAEALVLDARAKQEALLLEAEAQAKQQGLLAQARADAATRLAKAMQADPEAAEAMRLLLAGDWMTMGESMAQAPGGSVLMVDPQSPAALLGALKGLQKPEA from the coding sequence ATGGAAGCGCTGTTTGGCTTGCCGGCCCTGGTGGTGATGGCCTTCCTGGGGCTGAACAGCATCAAGGTCACCAGCGGCGGCCAGTCCCGACTGGTGGAGCGACTGGGTAAGTACGACCGGCAGCTGCAGCCGGGGCTCTCACTGGTGCTTCCGGTGGTGGAACGGGTGGTCAGCCATGAGTCGCTGAAGGAGCGGGTGCTGGATATCCCGCCGCAGCAGTGCATTACCCGCGACAACGTCGCCATCGAGGTCGATGCGGTGGTCTATTGGCAACTGCTGGAGCACGAGCGGGCCTACTACTCGGTCGACAACCTGCAGGCGGCGATGGTGAATCTGGTGCTGACCCAGATCCGCGCCGAGATGGGCAAGCTTGATCTCGATCAGACCTTCACCACCCGCCAGGAGGTGAATGAGGCGCTGTTGCGGGAGTTGGATTCCGCCACCGATCCCTGGGGCGTGAAGGTCACGCGGGTGGAGCTCCGGGACATTCAGCCCTCCCGCGGGGTGCAGCAGGCGATGGAGCAGCAGATGACGGCCGAGCGGGAGAAGCGCGCCGCGATCCTGCGCTCTGAAGGCGAGAAGGAGTCCCAGCTCAATGCAGCCCGGGGCCGGGCCGAAGCCCTGGTGCTCGATGCCAGGGCCAAGCAGGAAGCCCTGCTGCTGGAGGCGGAGGCCCAGGCCAAGCAGCAGGGACTCTTGGCCCAGGCCCGCGCCGATGCCGCCACCCGCCTAGCCAAGGCGATGCAGGCCGATCCCGAGGCGGCGGAGGCGATGCGCCTGCTGCTCGCGGGCGACTGGATGACCATGGGCGAATCGATGGCCCAGGCCCCCGGGGGCAGCGTGCTGATGGTGGACCCGCAAAGCCCGGCGGCCCTGCTCGGTGCCCTCAAGGGGCTGCAGAAGCCCGAGGCCTAA
- the trmD gene encoding tRNA (guanosine(37)-N1)-methyltransferase TrmD, producing MRLDVVSLTPEAFAPLQGLGVIGRAFAAGRAELHVHNPRDFATDRYRKVDDEPYGGGAGMVLKPEPVFAAYESIPTQPRRRTLLMSPQGQPLRQQDLRRWAADYDQLVFLCGHYEGFDERIRSLADEEVSIGDFVLTGGELPAMTIINGVVRLLPGTVGTEACLEEESHSALLLEHPHYTRPADFRGMTVPEVLRSGDHGAIARWRADQQQQRTEERRPDLYARWQEQQQQQ from the coding sequence ATGCGTCTCGATGTGGTCAGCCTGACCCCGGAGGCCTTCGCGCCGCTGCAGGGTCTTGGGGTCATCGGCCGCGCCTTCGCCGCCGGCCGCGCTGAGCTCCACGTTCACAACCCCCGGGATTTCGCCACCGACCGCTACCGCAAGGTGGATGACGAGCCCTATGGCGGCGGTGCCGGCATGGTGCTCAAACCCGAGCCGGTCTTTGCCGCCTACGAATCGATCCCAACCCAGCCGCGCCGGCGCACCCTGTTGATGTCGCCCCAGGGGCAACCCCTACGCCAGCAGGATCTGCGCCGTTGGGCTGCGGACTACGACCAGCTGGTCTTCCTCTGCGGCCACTACGAAGGATTCGACGAACGCATTCGCTCCCTGGCCGATGAGGAGGTCTCGATCGGCGACTTCGTGCTGACCGGGGGTGAACTGCCGGCGATGACGATCATCAATGGTGTCGTGCGTCTGCTGCCGGGCACCGTCGGCACCGAGGCCTGCCTGGAGGAGGAAAGCCACAGTGCCCTGCTGCTGGAGCACCCCCACTACACCCGGCCGGCTGACTTCCGCGGCATGACCGTCCCGGAGGTGCTGCGCAGCGGCGACCACGGCGCCATCGCCCGCTGGCGCGCCGATCAACAGCAGCAGCGAACCGAAGAGCGCCGGCCCGATCTCTACGCCCGCTGGCAAGAGCAGCAGCAACAGCAGTGA
- a CDS encoding phycobiliprotein lyase, whose product MSDNASFPPDSIEAFLRFCDGEWMSLRSRFVLGDDSDAGEGDEWHSSERGELVVRYLEGNPGGLSVGPKEQAPKQLQFQADGQFHAGDQQGRWTLWPDSSLELVIERDGNEIRERIWFNKPNLRLRSTIEQPADGTPGRASFSSEIRRVSRPAA is encoded by the coding sequence ATGAGCGACAACGCCTCCTTCCCCCCCGACTCGATCGAAGCCTTCCTGCGCTTCTGCGACGGCGAGTGGATGAGCCTTCGGTCCCGTTTCGTGCTGGGCGATGACAGCGACGCCGGTGAGGGCGACGAGTGGCACAGCAGCGAGCGCGGTGAACTGGTGGTCCGCTACCTCGAGGGCAACCCCGGCGGGCTGAGCGTCGGGCCCAAGGAGCAGGCGCCCAAGCAGCTGCAGTTTCAGGCCGATGGGCAGTTCCACGCCGGAGATCAGCAGGGCCGCTGGACCCTCTGGCCCGACAGCAGCCTGGAACTGGTGATCGAGCGCGATGGCAACGAGATCCGCGAGCGGATCTGGTTCAACAAGCCCAACCTGCGGCTGCGCTCCACCATCGAGCAACCGGCCGATGGCACCCCCGGCCGCGCCAGCTTCAGCTCTGAGATTCGCCGGGTGAGCCGGCCCGCCGCCTGA
- the era gene encoding GTPase Era translates to MAGGFSLGQSPEGFRSGFVALVGRPNVGKSTLMNQLVGEKVAITSPVAQTTRNRLRAILTTPTAQLVLVDTPGIHKPHHLLGERLVQTARGAIGEVDQVLLLVDGSQAAGRGDGFIVELLERIKVPVQVALNKSDLVDPAQAAELEASYRELVPGWPLHPVSALNGDGTEALVSALAAELPEGPHLYPPDAVSDQPEQLLLAELIREQVLQHTREEIPHSVAVQIERVVDDKERTAVLATVLVERNSQKGILIGKGGSMLRQIGTGARQQMQKLIAGPVYLELFVKVVPNWRRNSSRLAELGYRGDS, encoded by the coding sequence ATGGCCGGGGGCTTCAGCCTGGGGCAGAGCCCCGAAGGATTTCGCTCGGGCTTTGTCGCCCTAGTGGGACGGCCCAACGTGGGCAAATCCACCCTGATGAATCAGCTGGTGGGGGAGAAGGTGGCGATCACCTCCCCCGTCGCCCAGACCACACGCAACCGGCTGCGGGCAATCCTCACCACCCCCACAGCCCAGCTGGTCCTGGTGGACACCCCTGGAATCCACAAGCCACACCACCTGCTGGGGGAGCGGCTAGTGCAGACCGCCCGCGGTGCCATCGGCGAAGTCGATCAGGTCCTGCTGCTGGTGGATGGCAGCCAGGCCGCCGGCCGAGGCGACGGCTTCATCGTGGAACTGCTGGAGCGCATCAAGGTGCCGGTCCAGGTGGCGCTGAATAAATCCGACCTGGTGGACCCGGCCCAGGCCGCCGAGCTGGAGGCCAGCTACCGCGAGCTGGTGCCCGGTTGGCCCCTGCACCCCGTCAGCGCCCTCAACGGCGATGGGACCGAGGCCCTGGTCAGTGCCCTCGCCGCGGAGCTTCCTGAAGGCCCCCACCTGTATCCACCGGATGCGGTCAGCGACCAGCCCGAGCAGCTGCTGCTGGCGGAGTTGATCCGTGAGCAGGTTCTGCAGCACACCCGCGAAGAGATCCCCCACTCCGTCGCCGTTCAGATCGAGCGGGTGGTGGATGACAAGGAACGCACCGCCGTGCTGGCCACCGTGTTGGTGGAGCGCAACAGCCAGAAGGGCATCCTGATCGGCAAAGGCGGCAGCATGCTGCGCCAAATCGGCACGGGCGCCCGGCAGCAGATGCAGAAACTGATCGCCGGTCCGGTCTACCTGGAGCTCTTCGTCAAGGTCGTTCCCAACTGGCGCCGCAACTCCTCACGGCTGGCGGAATTGGGCTACCGCGGCGACAGCTGA
- a CDS encoding Bax inhibitor-1 family protein, with product MPASSNFQEAIREAQSSALVGPNVVNKALPYVGGGMVLTAGGVMGGLALLASNPASFMPLFWVALIGNFILFFVAQNVALKANNSTALPLMAAYSLITGFTLSGIVALAIGTAGIGAIGTAALATGVTFVAASVMGRRMSDSVGQALSGVVGLGILGLVIAMVVQIVGGIFVPGFGMGGMELLIAGFGTVIFVGAAFVDFYTMPRTYSDDQYLAGALSMYLTYINLFIFILRLVIALNGGGRRD from the coding sequence ATGCCGGCCAGCAGCAATTTCCAGGAGGCCATCCGCGAGGCGCAATCGAGCGCCCTCGTGGGGCCCAACGTGGTCAATAAGGCGCTGCCCTACGTGGGCGGCGGCATGGTGCTCACCGCCGGTGGCGTGATGGGCGGCCTGGCTCTGTTGGCCAGCAACCCCGCCAGCTTCATGCCCCTGTTCTGGGTGGCCCTGATTGGCAACTTCATCCTCTTCTTCGTGGCCCAGAACGTGGCCCTGAAGGCGAACAACAGCACCGCGCTGCCGCTGATGGCGGCCTACAGCCTGATCACCGGCTTCACCCTGAGCGGCATCGTCGCCCTGGCCATCGGCACCGCCGGCATCGGCGCCATCGGCACCGCGGCTCTGGCCACCGGCGTCACCTTCGTGGCCGCCTCGGTGATGGGCCGCCGCATGAGCGACAGCGTCGGTCAGGCCCTGAGCGGCGTCGTCGGCCTGGGCATCCTCGGCCTAGTGATCGCCATGGTCGTCCAGATCGTTGGCGGCATCTTTGTGCCCGGCTTCGGCATGGGCGGCATGGAGCTTCTGATTGCCGGTTTCGGCACCGTGATCTTCGTGGGCGCCGCCTTCGTGGACTTCTACACGATGCCCCGCACCTACAGCGACGACCAGTACCTGGCCGGTGCGCTGAGCATGTACCTGACCTACATCAACCTCTTCATCTTCATCCTGCGTCTGGTGATCGCCCTCAACGGTGGCGGCCGCCGCGACTGA
- a CDS encoding PhoH family protein has translation MPGAESLTAFTIDLPDQDAAMALAGEAESTLHRLEALTGASLVLRGLSLQLRGRPTQLERAAGLVELLRPLWQEGQGITQVDVQTALSALDTGRGEEHQQLGKQVLARSQSGKLLRPRTLKQKTYVEAIERHDLTFALGPAGTGKTFLAAVQAVRALQERKVERLILTRPAVEAGERLGFLPGDLQQKVDPYLRPLYDALHSLLGQERTAALIEKNVIEVAPLAYMRGRTLAEAFVILDEAQNTTPAQMRMVLTRLGEGSKMVVTGDPTQIDLPQGQLSGLIEAAQVLEGVEGIAVCRLSAADVVRHPLVQRLVTAYAARDAAKSRR, from the coding sequence ATGCCCGGGGCTGAAAGCCTCACGGCCTTCACCATCGACCTTCCCGACCAGGACGCCGCCATGGCCCTGGCCGGTGAAGCTGAATCGACCCTGCATCGCCTGGAAGCCCTGACTGGTGCTTCGTTGGTGCTGCGGGGTCTTTCGCTGCAACTGCGCGGCAGGCCGACCCAGCTGGAGCGGGCCGCCGGCCTGGTGGAACTGCTGCGTCCCCTTTGGCAGGAAGGCCAAGGCATCACCCAGGTGGATGTGCAAACCGCCCTCTCCGCCCTGGATACGGGCCGCGGAGAGGAGCACCAGCAGCTGGGGAAACAGGTGCTGGCCCGCAGCCAGAGCGGGAAGCTGCTGCGTCCCCGGACCCTCAAACAAAAGACCTACGTCGAGGCGATCGAACGCCACGACCTCACCTTCGCCCTCGGTCCAGCCGGCACCGGCAAGACCTTCCTGGCGGCCGTTCAGGCAGTCCGAGCCCTGCAGGAGCGCAAGGTGGAGCGGCTGATCTTGACCCGCCCGGCCGTGGAGGCCGGCGAGCGCCTGGGCTTTCTGCCAGGGGATCTGCAGCAGAAGGTGGACCCCTATCTGCGGCCCCTTTACGACGCCCTGCACAGCCTGCTGGGACAGGAGCGGACCGCGGCGCTGATCGAGAAGAACGTCATTGAGGTGGCGCCGCTGGCCTACATGCGGGGCCGCACCCTGGCGGAGGCCTTCGTGATCCTCGATGAGGCGCAGAACACCACCCCCGCCCAGATGCGAATGGTGCTGACCCGCCTGGGGGAGGGATCAAAGATGGTCGTCACCGGAGACCCCACCCAGATCGACCTGCCCCAGGGGCAGTTGAGCGGCCTGATCGAAGCCGCTCAAGTCCTGGAGGGGGTCGAGGGCATTGCCGTCTGCCGGCTCAGCGCCGCCGATGTGGTGCGCCATCCGCTGGTGCAGCGCCTGGTCACGGCCTACGCCGCCCGGGATGCGGCCAAGTCCCGGCGTTAG
- the rpsP gene encoding 30S ribosomal protein S16 produces MIKLRLKRFGKKREASFRLVACNSTSRRDGRPLEELGFYNPRTKETRLDTEAIRARLAQGAQPTEVVQTLLERGGLIEKKVRPSVVVGQKKQAAIREAAAKQAAKEAAEAKAAEAAAAAEAAAAAEEAPAEEATEA; encoded by the coding sequence ATGATCAAGCTCCGCCTGAAGCGGTTCGGTAAGAAGCGGGAAGCGAGCTTCCGCCTGGTGGCCTGCAACAGCACCTCACGCCGCGACGGTCGTCCCCTTGAGGAGCTGGGCTTCTACAACCCCCGCACCAAGGAGACCCGTCTCGACACCGAGGCCATCCGCGCCCGTCTCGCCCAAGGCGCTCAGCCCACCGAGGTCGTGCAAACCCTGCTCGAGCGCGGCGGTCTGATCGAGAAGAAAGTGCGTCCCTCCGTGGTCGTCGGCCAGAAGAAGCAAGCCGCCATCCGCGAGGCTGCTGCCAAGCAGGCCGCTAAGGAAGCTGCCGAAGCCAAGGCTGCTGAGGCCGCTGCTGCTGCAGAAGCCGCCGCTGCCGCCGAAGAGGCTCCCGCTGAAGAAGCAACTGAAGCCTGA
- the ffh gene encoding signal recognition particle protein: protein MFDELSQRFEDAVKNLRGQGAINEGNIDGALKDVRRALLEADVSLPVVKDFVEEVRKKALGEEVVRGISPDQKFIQVVHEQLVETMGGENAPLAPAGKEGAPAVVLMAGLQGAGKTTATAKLGLHLKEKGRRALLVGADVYRPAAIEQLKTLGGQIGVEVFSLGTDAKPEAIAAAGIEKAKAEGFDTVLVDTAGRLQIDTSMMEEMVRIREAVQPDEVLLVVDSMIGQEAAELTRAFHDQVGITGAVLTKLDGDSRGGAALSIRKVSGAPIKFIGTGEKVEALQPFHPERMASRILGMGDVLTLVEKAQKEVELADVAKMQQKLQEATFDFSDFIKQMRLIKRMGSLGGLMKMIPGMNKIDDGMLKQGEEQLKKIEAMVGSMTEAERCDPDLLAANPSRRRRIASGSGHTPADVDKVLQNFQQMRGFMQQMTRGGGMPGMPGMPGMGGMPGMPGMGGMPGMGGMGGRGGGGMPKAPKPAKKRKGFGQL from the coding sequence ATGTTCGACGAGCTCTCCCAACGGTTTGAAGATGCCGTCAAGAACCTGCGCGGTCAGGGGGCCATCAACGAGGGCAACATCGACGGTGCTCTCAAGGACGTGCGCCGGGCCCTACTGGAGGCCGACGTCAGCCTTCCGGTGGTCAAGGACTTCGTCGAAGAGGTCCGCAAGAAGGCCCTAGGGGAAGAGGTGGTGCGGGGCATCAGCCCCGACCAGAAATTCATTCAGGTCGTTCACGAGCAACTCGTGGAGACCATGGGCGGCGAGAACGCACCCCTGGCCCCTGCCGGCAAAGAGGGCGCTCCGGCGGTGGTGCTGATGGCGGGCCTGCAGGGCGCCGGTAAAACCACCGCCACCGCCAAGCTCGGCCTGCACCTCAAAGAAAAAGGACGCAGGGCGCTGCTGGTGGGGGCCGACGTCTACCGGCCCGCGGCCATTGAGCAGCTCAAAACCCTGGGCGGGCAGATCGGCGTTGAGGTCTTCAGCCTTGGCACCGACGCCAAACCGGAAGCCATCGCCGCCGCCGGCATTGAGAAGGCCAAGGCCGAAGGCTTCGACACCGTCCTGGTGGACACCGCCGGCCGCCTCCAGATCGACACCTCGATGATGGAGGAGATGGTGCGGATCCGCGAAGCCGTCCAGCCCGATGAGGTGCTGCTGGTGGTGGATTCGATGATCGGCCAGGAGGCCGCCGAACTCACACGGGCCTTCCACGATCAGGTGGGCATCACCGGTGCGGTGCTGACCAAGCTCGACGGCGACTCCCGCGGCGGGGCGGCCCTCTCGATCCGCAAGGTCAGCGGCGCACCGATCAAATTCATCGGCACCGGCGAAAAGGTCGAGGCACTCCAGCCCTTCCACCCCGAGCGGATGGCCAGCCGCATCCTCGGCATGGGCGATGTCCTCACCCTGGTGGAGAAGGCCCAGAAGGAGGTCGAGCTGGCCGACGTGGCCAAGATGCAGCAGAAGCTCCAGGAAGCCACCTTCGACTTCTCGGACTTCATCAAGCAGATGCGCCTGATCAAGCGCATGGGCTCCCTGGGCGGCCTCATGAAAATGATCCCGGGGATGAACAAGATCGACGACGGGATGCTCAAGCAGGGCGAAGAGCAGCTCAAGAAGATCGAAGCGATGGTTGGCTCCATGACCGAAGCCGAGCGCTGCGACCCCGACCTGCTGGCCGCCAATCCCTCCCGCCGGCGCCGGATCGCCAGCGGCAGTGGCCACACCCCCGCGGATGTGGACAAGGTGCTGCAGAACTTCCAGCAGATGCGAGGCTTCATGCAGCAGATGACCCGCGGTGGCGGAATGCCCGGCATGCCTGGAATGCCCGGCATGGGCGGAATGCCAGGGATGCCTGGAATGGGCGGAATGCCCGGCATGGGGGGAATGGGTGGCCGCGGTGGCGGCGGGATGCCCAAGGCCCCTAAACCCGCCAAGAAGCGCAAAGGCTTCGGCCAGCTCTAG